The following proteins are encoded in a genomic region of Sesamum indicum cultivar Zhongzhi No. 13 linkage group LG8, S_indicum_v1.0, whole genome shotgun sequence:
- the LOC105167509 gene encoding biogenesis of lysosome-related organelles complex 1 subunit 2, with the protein MASAKEAGQDELAASLNDLFTSVSTMIKGELQGTNNILELLENMNLRVAEEYKGFGDVASGLRVFVEQLKLKSSTFDDYVQQLDAIEQQVTEFEAVVSMLDKYVSLLESKVQSVYQIPPA; encoded by the exons ATGGCTTCTGCGAAGGAGGCCGGACAAGACGAACTAGCTGCATCTCTCAATGATCTTTTTACTAGTGTCTCTACCATGATCAAAGGCGAGCTACAG GGAACAAATAATATACTCGAGCTTTTGGAGAACATGAATCTAAGGGTAGCAGAAGAATACAAAGGATTTGGTGATGTGGCTTCAGGATTAAGAGTTTTCGTGGAGCAACTGAAGTTGAAAAGCAGTACCTTTGATGACTATGTTCAACAGCTTGATGCCATAGAGCAGCAAGTTACAGAGTTCGAAGCTGTAGTTTCTATGCTTGATAAATATGTTTCTCTGTTAGAATCAAAAGTGCAATCTGTTTACCAGATTCCACCTGCATAA
- the LOC105167510 gene encoding DNA-directed RNA polymerase 2, chloroplastic/mitochondrial, producing the protein MSSSKTPISFGFKIDNSRTPFHKPVLILNPYRDCRVMWRNIVKQVSSRTPLKLCRNSESLSRTCSFLGSAQESAFPDKFKFRPLFELNSRPTFCFPELGFQKLGDFSSRDEFSPFPARNQINWNGLCFKSYASVAEAVAVSQTDLVEENSVNVSVADEVQELLNEVRKEERRQYWTRWRQRRSVRGMGNERYKALRRRQVKIETEAWGQAAKEYRELLNDMCEQKLAPNLPYMKSLFLGWFEPLRNKIAEEQEFIRKGKSKAAYAKYFDLLPADMMAVITMHKLMGLLMTGGEHGCARVVQAACIIGDAIEQEVRIQYFLEKTKKKKVQKNTEKEGEEFDGNNQEQEKLHQRVTMLIKKQKLQAVRQLVNRQIEYQPWGQDAKAKVGSHLIELILQTAYIQPPANQSTEGPPDIRPAFVHTMRTVTKETKTSSKRYGVIQCDPLVRKGLERTARHMVIPYMPMLVPPVKWTGYDKGAYLYLPSYVMRTHGARQQRESVKRAPTEQLKPVFEALDTLGSTRWRVNKRVLSIIDRIWASGGCLGDLVDRSDIPLPERPDTEDEALLKKWKWKVKSIKKENSERHSIRCDTELKLAVARKMKEEEGFFYPHNLDFRGRAYPMHPHLNHLGSDICRGILEFSEGRPLGKSGLRWLKIHLANLFANGVDKLSHEGRLAFTENHLDDIIDSADRPLEGKRWWLNAEDPFQCLAACINLAEALRSPSPETTISHIPVHQDGSCNGLQHYAALGRDKLGAAAVNLVAGEKPADVYSGIAARVLKIMKDDAQKDPAVFPDALRARLLINQVDRKLVKQTVMTSVYGVTYIGARDQIKRRLKERGAIADDAELFGAACYAAKITLTALGQMFEAARSIMTWLGECAKIIASENEPVCWTTPLGLPVVQPYRKVGRHLIKTSLQVLTLQRESEKVMVKRQRTAFPPNFVHSLDGSHMMMTAIACKKAGLNFAGVHDSYWTHACDVDEMNRILREKFVELYEAPILENLLEGFQQSFPSLTFPPLPDRGDFDLKEVLQSPYFFN; encoded by the exons ATGTCCAGCAGCAAAACCCCCATTTCTTTCGGCTTCAAGATTGATAATTCAAGAACCCCATTTCACAAGCCAGTTTTAATCCTCAACCCATACAGGGATTGCAGAGTTATGTGGAGAAACATCGTCAAGCAAGTCAGTTCAAGAACCCCACTAAAGCTCTGTCGTAATTCCGAGTCACTCTCTCGCACTTGCAGCTTCCTCGGGTCAGCCCAGGAGTCAGCTTTTCCTGATAAATTCAAGTTCAGACCCCTGTTTGAGCTCAATTCTCGCCCCACCTTCTGTTTTCCTGAACTGGGCTTTCAGAAACTTGGTGATTTCTCCAGCCGGGATGAATTTTCTCCGTTTCCTGCTagaaaccaaataaattggaATGGTTTGTGCTTTAAAAGCTATGCCAGTGTAGCTGAGGCAGTGGCGGTGTCGCAAACTGATTTGGTTGAGGAAAATAGTGTTAATGTGTCTGTTGCTGATGAGGTTCAAGAACTGTTGAATGAGGTGAGGAAAGAGGAGAGGAGACAGTACTGGACTCGCTGGAGACAACGAAGAAGTGTTAGAGGAATGGGAAATGAGAGGTACAAAGCACTTAGGAGGAGGCAAGTGAAGATTGAGACGGAGGCATGGGGACAAGCCGCAAAAGAGTACAGGGAGCTTTTGAATGACATGTGTGAGCAGAAATTGGCTCCCAATTTGCCTTATATGAAGTCTTTATTTCTGGGATGGTTTGAGCCTTTGCGGAATAAGATTGCTGAAGAGCAAGAGTTTATTAGGAAAGGGAAGAGTAAGGCGGCCTATGCCAAGTATTTTGATCTCTTGCCGGCTGATATGATGGCTGTTATTACTATGCATAAGCTGATGGGGCTATTGATGACCGGAGGGGAGCATGGATGCGCAAGAGTAGTTCAAGCTGCTTGCATTATAGGTGATGCAATTGAACAGGAG GTGAGAATACAATATTTCTTggagaaaacaaagaagaaaaaagttcagaaaaatacagaaaaggAAGGAGAAGAATTTGATGGAAATAACCAAGAGCAAGAAAAATTGCATCAAAGAGTTACGATGTtgattaaaaaacaaaagctgCAAGCAGTGAGGCAATTAGTGAACAGACAGATCGAGTACCAGCCATGGGGCCAAGATGCTAAAGCAAAG gTTGGAAGCCATCTCATTGAATTGATTCTGCAAACAGCCTATATACAACCCCCTGCTAATCAGTCAACAGAAGGTCCACCGGATATTCGACCTGCATTTGTTCACACCATGAGAACTGTTACAAAGGAAACAAA GACCTCTAGCAAAAGATATGGTGTTATCCAGTGTGATCCTCTTGTTCGCAAAGGCCTCGAGAGAACt GCCAGACACATGGTCATCCCATATATGCCGATGTTAGTTCCTCCAGTCAAGTGGACAGG gTATGACAAAggtgcatatttatatttgccTTCGTATGTAATGCGCACACATGGAGCACGACAACAACGTGAATCAGTTAAGAGGGCCCCTACAGAACAATTGAAACCAGTTTTTGAG GCGCTAGATACTCTTGGAAGCACCAGATGGAGAGTGAATAAGAGAGTACTTAGTATCATTGACAGAATCTGGGCTAGTGGAGGTTGCCTAGGTGACTTAGTTGACCGCAGTGAT ATCCCTCTGCCAGAGCGACCAGATACAGAAGATGAAGCGTTACTTAAGAAGTGGAAGTGGAAAGTTAAATCTATCAAGAAAGAGAACAGTGAGAGGCATTCAATACGGTGTGATACAGAGCTGAAACTGGCT GTTGCAAGGAAaatgaaagaggaagaaggttTTTTTTACCCCCACAACCTTGATTTCCGAGGCCGTGCATACCCTATGCACCCGCACCTGAACCATTTGGGCTCCGACATTTGTAGGGGAATCCTAGAGTTTTCAGAGGGACGACCTCTTGGCAAATCAGGCCTGCGCTGGCTTAAGATACACTTGGCAAATTTATTTGCCaatggtgtggacaaattatcACACGAGGGTCGGCTAGCTTTTACCGAGAATCACTTGGATGATATAATTGATTCTGCAGATAGACCACTTGAAGGAAAGCGATGGTGGTTGAATGCAGAAGATCCCTTTCAGTGTTTGGCAGCATGCATTAATCTTGCTGAAGCCCTGAGAAGTCCGTCACCGGAGACAACAATTTCACACATTCCAGTGCACCAG GATGGTTCCTGCAATGGTTTGCAGCATTATGCTGCCCTTGGTAGAGACAAg CTAGGAGCAGCTGCTGTTAATCTTGTTGCTGGAGAAAAGCCTGCTGATGTTTACTCAGGCATAGCTGCCAG GGTTCTTAAGATCATGAAGGATGATGCCCAAAAGGATCCTGCAGTATTTCCTGATGCTTTGCGTGCAAGACTATTGATCAATCAG GTGGACCGGAAGTTGGTTAAGCAGACGGTAATGACATCAGTGTATGGTGTAACTTATATTGGTGCTCGAGATCAAATAAAGAGGAGATTGAAGGAACGTGGTGCCATTGCCGATGATGCAGAGCTCTTTGGTGCAGCTTGTTACGCAGCAAAA ATTACCTTAACTGCACTAGGGCAAATGTTTGAAGCTGCTCGGAGCATCATGACCTGGCTTGGAGAATGTGCAAAG ATTATTGCATCAGAAAACGAGCCTGTTTGTTGGACAACTCCACTTGGACTCCCCGTGGTTCAGCCTTATCGTAAAGTAGGAAGGCATCTT ATTAAGACTTCTCTCCAGGTTTTAACTCTGCAGCGTGAGTCAGAAAAG GTAATGGTTAAGAGGCAGAGAACAGCTTTCCCACCCAACTTTGTCCATTCCCTAGATGGTTCACATATGATGATGACTGCCATTGCCTGCAAGAAGGCGGGCTTGAATTTTGCAG GGGTTCATGATTCATATTGGACCCATGCATGTGATGTTGACGAAATGAACCGGATTTTAAGAGAGAAATTTGTTGAACTATATGAAGCGCCAATTCTAGAGAAT TTATTGGAGGGCTTCCAACAGTCCTTCCCTTCATTGACTTTTCCCCCGTTGCCTGATCGGGGGGATTTTGATCTTAAAGAAGTATTGCAGTCTCCATATTTCTTCAACTAA
- the LOC105167511 gene encoding protein ABHD17C — protein sequence MGAMTSSVAAKFAFFPPDPPSYRLFVEKGTRKLRMTEVVDKEDVEVLRLKTKKGTEIVAMYVKQPAATLTLLYSHGNAADIGQMYDLFYELSIILQVNLMGYDYSGYGRSTGKASEENTYADIEAVYECLRETYGVKEEDIVLYGQSVGSGPTLELASQSQMSKLRAVILHSPILSGLRVMYPVKRTYWFDIYKNIDKIPLVRCPVLVIHGTEDDVVDCSHGKQLWELSKEKYEPLWIDGGNHCDLELYPEYIKHLKSFILAIEKRYGSSASSKGCQPQSRQKDQDGKLRASTYPRDKAAAYAEKRERSQKSLGYANNS from the exons ATGGGGGCGATGACGTCGTCGGTGGCGGCGAAGTTTGCATTTTTCCCGCCGGATCCGCCGTCGTACAGGTTGTTTGTGGAGAAAGGGACAAGGAAGCTGAGGATGACGGAGGTGGTGGATAAGGAGGACGTAGAAGTTCTGAGATTGAAGACAAAGAAGGGAACGGAGATCGTGGCGATGTATGTGAAGCAACCGGCGGCGACGCTGACGCTGTTGTATTCTCACGGGAATGCTGCTGATATAGGGCAGATGTATGATCTTTTTTATGAACTCAGCATCATCCTCCAAGTTAATTTGATGGG GTATGATTATTCCGGATATGGACGGTCCACAGGCAAG GCAAGTGAGGAAAACACTTATGCTGACATAGAAGCTGTGTATGAATGTCTACGAGAAACTTACGGGGTGAAAGAAGAGGATATAGTACTGTATGGACAATCTGTTGGAAGTGGGCCTACTTTGGAGTTGGCATCCCAATCTCAGATGTCTAAATTAAGGGCTGTGATACTTCACAGTCCTATTCTGTCTGGACTCAGAGTTATGTATCCTGTTAAACGCACATATTGGTTTGATATTTATAAG AATATTGATAAGATCCCACTAGTTCGATGCCCAGTCTTGGTTATTCAT GGTACTGAGGATGATGTTGTAGATTGCTCACATGGTAAGCAGCTCTGGGAGCTTAGTAAAGAAAAGTATGAGCCGTTATGGATTGATGGTGGCAATCATTGTGATCTAGAGCTTTACCCTGAATATATTAAGCATTTGAAGTCCTTCATTTTAGCCATTGAGAAACGGTATGGATCTTCTGCCAGCAGCAAGGGTTGCCAACCGCAGTCAAGACAAAAGGATCAGGATGGGAAGTTGAGAGCAAGCACATATCCTAGGGATAAAGCTGCAGCCTACGctgaaaagagagagagatcacAAAAGAGTTTGGGTTATGCAAATAATAGTTGA
- the LOC105167512 gene encoding transcription factor BIM2 isoform X1 encodes MVRTVSHVEDEETHDSSSPIAESKRVDQKVNASRSKHSETEQRRRSKINERFQILRDLIPENDQKRDKASFLLEVIQYIQFLQEKLQMYEGSCQGWSPEPAKFSPWRINSGPVESYGDQSQLDRDLSGHEDNVVLNPTVLSNVQNSVESDLTGSTLYRSTDNPPMTMKALPLNMPPQAPVFESMPPQSHPGSFPDAEQLTQQSRSHFWPGRSCGNDCSVPIYAANEEELKSENGEASISNSYSQGLLNSLTNALQSSGVDLSQTSISVQLDIGKRTNGRNTNTTFNFKDPDDASGLDYGAPLNDIENYEHPQKRFRAD; translated from the exons ATGGTCAGAACTGTAAGCCATGTTGAAGACGAGGAAACTCATGATAGCTCTTCTCCTATAG caGAGAGCAAGAGAGTTGATCAGAAGGTGAACGCTTCACGTTCGAAGCATTCAGAGACTGAGCAGCGCAGAAGAAGCAAAATCAATGAGAG ATTTCAAATTCTGAGGGATTTAATACCAGAAAATGATCAAAAAAGAGATAAAGCTTCATTCTTATTGGAG GTCATACAGTATATCCAGTTTCTACAGGAGAAGTTGCAGATGTATGAGGGCTCTTGTCAAGGTTGGAGCCCGGAGCCCGCAAAGTTTTCACCATGG AGAATCAATTCTGGGCCAGTTGAAAGCTATGGAGATCAATCTCAGCTTGACAGGGATTTATCTGGTCATGAAGACAATGTTGTTCTCAACCCAACAGTGCTAAGTAATGTACAGAATTCAGTGGAATCTGACCTGACTGGATCTACTTTATATAGATCAACAGATAATCCACCCATGACAATGAAAGCCCTTCCTCTCAACATGCCACCGCAAGCTCCTGTATTTGAAAGTATGCCTCCCCAATCCCACCCGGGATCTTTTCCTGATGCTGAGCAATTGACCCAGCAGTCGCGATCCCACTTTTGGCCAGGGAGATCATGTGGGAATGATTGTTCTGTTCCTATTTATGCAGCAAATGAGGAAGAACTAAAGAGTGAGAATGGAGAAGCAAGTATTTCAAATTCCTATTCTCAAGG GCTGTTGAATTCTTTAACAAATGCACTACAGTCATCAGGAGTGGATTTGTCACAAACCAGCATCTCGGTGCAACTTGATATAGGAAAACGAACAAATGGCAGAAACACTAATACAACCTTTAATTTCAAG GACCCAGACGATGCCTCTGGCCTAGACTATGGAGCTCCTTTGAATGACATTGAGAATTACGAACATCCTCAGAAAAGGTTCAGAGCTGATTAG
- the LOC105167512 gene encoding transcription factor BIM2 isoform X2, with protein sequence MVRTVSHVEDEETHDSSSPIESKRVDQKVNASRSKHSETEQRRRSKINERFQILRDLIPENDQKRDKASFLLEVIQYIQFLQEKLQMYEGSCQGWSPEPAKFSPWRINSGPVESYGDQSQLDRDLSGHEDNVVLNPTVLSNVQNSVESDLTGSTLYRSTDNPPMTMKALPLNMPPQAPVFESMPPQSHPGSFPDAEQLTQQSRSHFWPGRSCGNDCSVPIYAANEEELKSENGEASISNSYSQGLLNSLTNALQSSGVDLSQTSISVQLDIGKRTNGRNTNTTFNFKDPDDASGLDYGAPLNDIENYEHPQKRFRAD encoded by the exons ATGGTCAGAACTGTAAGCCATGTTGAAGACGAGGAAACTCATGATAGCTCTTCTCCTATAG AGAGCAAGAGAGTTGATCAGAAGGTGAACGCTTCACGTTCGAAGCATTCAGAGACTGAGCAGCGCAGAAGAAGCAAAATCAATGAGAG ATTTCAAATTCTGAGGGATTTAATACCAGAAAATGATCAAAAAAGAGATAAAGCTTCATTCTTATTGGAG GTCATACAGTATATCCAGTTTCTACAGGAGAAGTTGCAGATGTATGAGGGCTCTTGTCAAGGTTGGAGCCCGGAGCCCGCAAAGTTTTCACCATGG AGAATCAATTCTGGGCCAGTTGAAAGCTATGGAGATCAATCTCAGCTTGACAGGGATTTATCTGGTCATGAAGACAATGTTGTTCTCAACCCAACAGTGCTAAGTAATGTACAGAATTCAGTGGAATCTGACCTGACTGGATCTACTTTATATAGATCAACAGATAATCCACCCATGACAATGAAAGCCCTTCCTCTCAACATGCCACCGCAAGCTCCTGTATTTGAAAGTATGCCTCCCCAATCCCACCCGGGATCTTTTCCTGATGCTGAGCAATTGACCCAGCAGTCGCGATCCCACTTTTGGCCAGGGAGATCATGTGGGAATGATTGTTCTGTTCCTATTTATGCAGCAAATGAGGAAGAACTAAAGAGTGAGAATGGAGAAGCAAGTATTTCAAATTCCTATTCTCAAGG GCTGTTGAATTCTTTAACAAATGCACTACAGTCATCAGGAGTGGATTTGTCACAAACCAGCATCTCGGTGCAACTTGATATAGGAAAACGAACAAATGGCAGAAACACTAATACAACCTTTAATTTCAAG GACCCAGACGATGCCTCTGGCCTAGACTATGGAGCTCCTTTGAATGACATTGAGAATTACGAACATCCTCAGAAAAGGTTCAGAGCTGATTAG
- the LOC105167514 gene encoding uncharacterized protein LOC105167514, producing MIGAVQLGLLAACIVLFVPMGMAGWHLSRNKMLFFSCALFITLAVGVHLMPYFPSISVFLSTSEVISAPISLYHDSCIFSLHSVMYGNTRECDDGPFDNHEIGCKKSWQWIKSDQVAKCEFQKLKKSDASDLLNGSWVVVAGDSQARLVVVSLLELVIGSEGMERIKGDLFKRHSDYSMMVEEIGMKLDFFWAPYVANLTELMLQFKRNKNFPDVMVMGAGLWDMLHVNNASDYGISLRMLRDNVLALLPVSSNLDAGGGGMSESKSTRILHLFWVGMPTLITSMLNTDEKRERMTDEMCNSFDNELYGSKILRESGGPLLKLDIRMLSDLCGPPCTADGMHYDGVVYNAAVQIMLNALLIESNQKPE from the coding sequence ATGATTGGGGCCGTCCAGTTAGGCTTATTGGCGGCCTGTATAGTTCTGTTTGTGCCCATGGGTATGGCGGGATGGCATTTGAGCCGTAACAAGATGTTATTCTTCAGCTGCGCCCTCTTTATTACTCTTGCTGTCGGTGTCCATTTGATGCCTTATTTCCCTTCCATTTCTGTTTTTCTCTCAACGTCAGAGGTAATTTCAGCTCCAATTTCTTTGTATCATGATTCCTGCATTTTTTCTCTGCATAGTGTCATGTATGGCAATACTAGAGAATGTGATGATGGCCCTTTTGATAATCATGAAATTGGTTGCAAGAAGTCATGGCAGTGGATCAAGTCGGATCAGGTTGCTAAATGTGAGTTTCAGAAGTTAAAGAAATCAGATGCATCGGATTTGTTAAATGGGTCGTGGGTAGTTGTTGCTGGGGACTCTCAAGCGAGGTTAGTGGTTGTTTCGTTGCTAGAGTTAGTTATAGGATCAGAGGGCATGGAAAGAATCAAAGGGGATTTGTTTAAGAGGCATAGCGATTATTCAATGATGGTTGAAGAGATTGGAatgaaattggattttttttgggCTCCATATGTTGCGAATTTGACTGAACTGATGTTACAGTTCAAGCGAAATAAGAATTTCCCGGATGTTATGGTGATGGGGGCAGGTTTGTGGGACATGCTGCACGTGAACAATGCTTCGGATTATGGCATTTCATTGCGGATGTTGAGGGATAATGTTTTGGCTCTTTTACCAGTTTCTTCAAATTTGGATGCTGGTGGCGGAGGAATGAGCGAGTCTAAGTCTACCCGCATTTTGCACTTGTTTTGGGTTGGTATGCCAACGTTGATAACATCAATGTTGAACACTGATGAGAAGAGGGAGAGGATGACTGATGAAATGTGCAACTCTTTTGACAATGAGCTTTATGGAAGCAAGATTTTGCGTGAATCTGGTGGACCACTTCTAAAACTTGACATTCGTATGTTGAGCGACTTATGTGGACCTCCTTGTACAGCTGATGGAATGCATTATGATGGAGTTGTTTATAATGCTGCAGTGCAAATAATGTTGAATGCGTTACTCATTGAATCTAATCAAAAACCAGAgtga